In Macadamia integrifolia cultivar HAES 741 unplaced genomic scaffold, SCU_Mint_v3 scaffold3585, whole genome shotgun sequence, the following proteins share a genomic window:
- the LOC122068215 gene encoding bifunctional nitrilase/nitrile hydratase NIT4B-like, giving the protein MALAPVPSPTIGAPFAGDVDMGIDSNPPMVRVTVVQASTIFYDTPATLDKAERLIADAASSGSQLIVFPEAFIGGYPRGSNFGVTFGYRTAKGKEDFQKYHASAIDVPGPEVERLAVIGGKYKVYIVMGVIERDGYTLYCTVLFLDSHGNYLGKHRKLVPTALERLIWGSGDGSTLPVYETPIGKIGAAICWENRMPLLRTAMYAKGVEIYCAPNAEARDVWQASMTHVAIEGGCFVLAANQFCQRKNYPPPPDYVFVDRDEELSPDSVVCAGGSVIISPSGAVLAGPNYEGEALISADLGMITFLLPSVKTNNYNLVFFHRKQSEPC; this is encoded by the exons ATGGCTCTGGCTCCGGTACCATCTCCAACGATCGGAGCACCCTTCGCCGGCGATGTCGACATGGGCATTGATTCAAATCCACCCATGGTTCGAGTCACCGTCGTTCAAGCCTCAACTATCTTCTATGACACTCCCGCCACTTTag ATAAGGCAGAAAGATTGATCGCAGATGCTGCCTCATCTGGGTCGCAATTAATTGTGTTTCCTGAGGCGTTTATCGGTGGTTATCCGCGCGGATCCAACTTTGGTGTCACATTTGGTTATCGTACCGCCAAGGGCAAAGAGGATTTCCAGAAGTATCATGCTTCAGCCATTGATGTGCCTG GTCCTGAAGTTGAAAGATTAGCAGTAATTGGTGGAAAGTATAAAGTTTATATAGTTATGGGTGTAATAGAGAGAGATGGATACACGCTCTATTGCACAGTTCTCTTTTTGGATTCCCATGGGAATTACCTTGGAAAACACCGTAAACTTGTGCCAACAGCATTAGAACGTTTAATATGGGGGTCTGGAGATGGATCAACTCTTCCTGTGTATGAGACTCCTATTGGGAAGATAGGTGCTGCCATTTGCTGGGAAAATAGAATGCCTCTACTAAGAACAGCAATGTATGCTAAAG GCGTTGAAATCTATTGTGCACCTAATGCTGAAGCCAGAGATGTATGGCAGGCATCCATGACACACGTTGCCATTGAGGGCGGATGCTTTGTTCTCGCTGCAAACCAGTTCTGTCAAAGGAAAAACTACCCACCTCCACCTGATTATGTATTTGTGGATAGAGATGAAGAACTCTCACCAGATTCTGTTGTATGTGCTGGGGGAAGTGTCATTATTTCACCATCAGGCGCAGTTTTGGCGGGACCGAATTATGAAGGGGAGGCCCTCATTTCTGCTGATCTAGGTATGATTACTTTCCTCCTGCCTTCGGTCAAGACAAATAATTACAATTTGGTTTTCTTCCACAGAAAACAATCTGAGCCATGT